TATTGCTGCTATTGCAGCGGTAGGCCCTGGGATACTAATCACATCGATTTCATTTTCAGAGGCATCTTTAACGAGTCTAAATCCTGGGTCAGAGATGCCCGGGGTGCCGGCATCAGAAACCAAAGCAATACTCCTGCCGGCTACTAATTGCCTCAGAAGCTCTTCCGCCTTTTCTTTCTCATTGTGCTCGTGATAACTCGTAAGGGGTTTTTTGATCTCATAGTGAGAAAGGAGCGTTCGGGTATTTCTAGTGTCTTCACAGGCGATGAGATCGACTTCTTTCAGAATCCTGATGGCCCTTAGAGATATATCCTCAAGATTCCCAATAGGCGTTGATACAATATAAAGCTTTCCTTTCATTTGCATCCTGCATCATGCATCTTGCATCCTGTATCGTTCTATGGCGGAGGGCGAGGGATTCGAACCCCCAAGTCCTTTCGGACGCCGGTTTTCAAGACCGGTGCATTAGCCGTTCTGCCAGCCCTCCAAATCCTATCAATCTAGGGGAGATTATACATAAATGATCATTGAATTGTAGCGGGGTCGATTTTTTAGTCGTC
Above is a genomic segment from Thermodesulfobacteriota bacterium containing:
- the rsmI gene encoding 16S rRNA (cytidine(1402)-2'-O)-methyltransferase; translation: MKGKLYIVSTPIGNLEDISLRAIRILKEVDLIACEDTRNTRTLLSHYEIKKPLTSYHEHNEKEKAEELLRQLVAGRSIALVSDAGTPGISDPGFRLVKDASENEIDVISIPGPTAAIAAISISGLPTSSFTFFGFIPKIKSKRREFLREIQEARHAFIFYESPRRVLATLNDMVEILGDRHISLS